Proteins from one Streptomyces sp. NBC_00289 genomic window:
- a CDS encoding helix-turn-helix transcriptional regulator, with product MRKTQGSNDQPMRIYNRLAMLRAERGWSRRDLAEVTKVNYQTIGYLERGDYNPSLELVFRICNCFGVPVEAVFSPHPFPRLTGEALVTDSPSPSAELGVPASVNPEENMP from the coding sequence ATGAGGAAGACGCAGGGTTCGAACGATCAACCGATGCGGATCTACAACCGGCTTGCGATGTTGCGAGCAGAGCGTGGTTGGTCGCGGCGCGACCTTGCAGAGGTTACGAAGGTGAACTACCAGACCATCGGCTACTTGGAGCGGGGCGACTACAACCCGAGCCTGGAGCTGGTTTTCCGGATCTGCAACTGCTTCGGTGTGCCCGTGGAGGCTGTCTTTTCTCCGCATCCCTTTCCTCGGCTCACCGGGGAGGCCCTCGTCACCGATTCACCCTCACCGTCCGCGGAGCTCGGCGTGCCCGCATCCGTCAATCCCGAAGAGAACATGCCATGA
- a CDS encoding ISAs1 family transposase, protein MFVSPSSLVAVPVPCAPCLEALGEGAAKEQVRCLVAEFESVTDPRGACGVRYRLSSLLALVVCAMTPSGHDSITAAAEWCRRAAPEELAAFGLPYHPLLGRYRVPSEKTLRSVLGRLDPGEIGAAGYDYLRPLLSAQPRRPEPVMPDGGTEREQRRAHRAAARAEPVRLRRRAIAVDGKCLRGARRPDGSRVFVLSAVRHGDGVTLASREIGAKTNEIPEFAPLLDQIDDADLTGVVVTADALHAQRDHAIYLRERGAHYLLTIKNNQRGQARQLHALPWKEIPVIHRDDARGHGRHEQRLVQVVTVEGLLFPHAAQVLRIQRRRRLYGAKKWSSETVYAITDLPAEEANAAEIASWARGHWTVENTVHWCRDVTFNEDKSQVRTRNAPAVLATLRDLIRSALKLAGYVNTAAGRRAHTERPRVLALYGIT, encoded by the coding sequence GTGTTCGTTTCTCCATCATCCCTTGTCGCTGTCCCCGTGCCTTGTGCGCCCTGCCTGGAAGCCCTCGGCGAGGGTGCCGCCAAGGAGCAAGTGCGCTGCCTGGTCGCCGAGTTCGAGTCGGTCACCGATCCGAGAGGGGCTTGCGGAGTGCGGTACCGGCTCTCCTCGCTGCTGGCCCTGGTGGTCTGCGCGATGACCCCGTCCGGCCACGACTCGATCACCGCGGCGGCGGAGTGGTGCCGACGTGCGGCGCCGGAGGAACTGGCCGCCTTCGGCCTGCCCTACCACCCACTCCTTGGCCGCTACCGGGTGCCGAGCGAGAAAACCCTGCGCAGCGTCCTGGGGCGACTCGATCCCGGTGAGATCGGCGCGGCCGGTTACGACTACCTTCGGCCTCTGCTGTCCGCACAGCCCCGCCGGCCGGAGCCGGTGATGCCCGACGGTGGCACCGAACGTGAACAGCGCCGGGCTCACCGGGCGGCCGCCCGCGCCGAGCCGGTACGGCTCCGGCGGCGGGCGATCGCGGTGGACGGCAAGTGCCTGCGCGGCGCGAGGCGCCCGGACGGCAGCCGCGTCTTCGTCCTGTCCGCCGTCCGTCACGGCGACGGTGTCACTCTCGCCTCCCGCGAGATCGGCGCGAAGACCAACGAAATCCCCGAGTTCGCACCTCTCCTCGACCAGATCGACGACGCGGATCTCACGGGGGTGGTCGTTACCGCCGATGCCCTCCACGCCCAACGCGACCACGCCATCTACCTGCGCGAACGCGGCGCTCACTACCTGCTGACCATCAAGAACAACCAGCGCGGCCAGGCCCGTCAACTCCACGCCCTGCCCTGGAAGGAGATCCCTGTGATCCACCGCGACGACGCCCGGGGCCACGGCCGTCACGAGCAGCGGCTCGTGCAGGTCGTCACCGTCGAGGGCCTGCTCTTCCCGCACGCGGCCCAGGTCCTGCGGATCCAGCGCCGACGCCGTCTCTACGGGGCGAAAAAATGGTCCAGCGAGACCGTCTACGCCATCACCGACCTGCCCGCCGAGGAAGCGAACGCAGCCGAGATCGCGTCCTGGGCTCGCGGGCACTGGACCGTGGAAAATACCGTCCACTGGTGTCGAGATGTCACTTTCAACGAGGACAAGTCCCAGGTCAGAACCCGCAACGCGCCCGCCGTACTCGCTACCCTCCGCGACCTGATCCGCAGCGCGCTCAAGCTCGCCGGCTACGTCAACACCGCCGCCGGACGACGAGCCCACACCGAGCGCCCCCGCGTCCTCGCCCTCTACGGCATCACATAA
- a CDS encoding PIN domain-containing protein gives MTMIAIADTNGLYRLLDPKLTGHEAHKEALAAVSHLVISPMVLAELDYLISTRAGASKALTAARFIERNTAVRRFEIPSLATHLSAAIAVAEGYADADQGKGVGLTDAMSVALAAAYRTEVLLTTDRHFRMIRPLTGHQAFRLLPDDL, from the coding sequence CTGACGATGATTGCAATTGCCGATACCAACGGCCTGTACCGTCTCCTCGATCCGAAGCTCACCGGCCATGAAGCGCACAAGGAAGCCCTCGCGGCAGTCAGCCATCTCGTCATCTCTCCCATGGTCCTGGCAGAACTGGACTATCTGATCTCAACACGGGCCGGAGCCAGCAAAGCCCTCACCGCGGCACGGTTCATCGAACGCAACACAGCCGTGCGCCGCTTCGAGATCCCCTCTCTCGCCACACACCTGAGCGCGGCGATCGCCGTCGCCGAAGGCTATGCAGACGCCGACCAAGGCAAAGGCGTCGGACTGACCGACGCCATGAGCGTCGCCCTCGCAGCCGCCTACCGGACCGAGGTCCTTCTCACTACCGACCGGCATTTCCGCATGATCCGGCCGCTGACGGGCCACCAGGCATTCCGCCTCCTGCCCGACGACCTGTAG
- a CDS encoding type II toxin-antitoxin system Phd/YefM family antitoxin: protein MDATAREFNQKSSQMLAAAARGETITVTKNGVAVARMVPVSDDDVPSHPINPMGEIDLPDLGLPDLADDEIEETLRGMGA from the coding sequence ATGGATGCCACGGCTCGGGAGTTTAATCAGAAGTCCTCGCAGATGCTTGCTGCGGCAGCGCGCGGAGAGACCATCACGGTCACCAAGAACGGTGTCGCGGTGGCCCGGATGGTGCCGGTCAGCGACGATGACGTCCCCTCGCACCCCATAAACCCCATGGGCGAAATTGACCTGCCCGACCTCGGCCTCCCTGATCTGGCCGACGATGAGATCGAAGAGACGCTCAGGGGAATGGGCGCCTGA
- a CDS encoding NF041680 family putative transposase, producing the protein MSLLPDAVRREAFAEASRFRGEFYECLTARRDELFELVDAVLCADGAVKSAVDLTLLPEHRRGHGAMYGGLNRGRIDVDRLRTLLAGLPLPRFDGGRLVLAVDVSPWLRSDAPCSADRLFCHVYGRAKTASQFIPGWPYSFVAVLEPGATSWTAILDAVRLGPADDATAVTASQLRGVIERLIAAGQWQVGGPDIVIVMDAGYDVTRLAWVLRDLPVELVGRVRSDRVMRLPKPPRVHDPKGGRPPKHGPEFRFTRPETWPEPAITTVTDTTNYGKAETQAWDRVHPRLTHRSSWLDHDGELPLVEGTLIRLKVEHLSKDRDAPPVWLWSSKTGATPEDVDRFWQAFLRRFDLEHTFRFAKQTLGWTTPKLRTPEAADRWTWILIVAHTQLRLARPLAEDLRRPWEKPATSDRLTPARVRRGFRNIRAYLACPTRVPKPRGTGPGRPPGAKNRHRAPRYDVGKTVKRPESLKAIGKPGRSW; encoded by the coding sequence ATGAGTCTGCTGCCTGATGCTGTCCGCAGGGAAGCGTTCGCGGAAGCGTCACGCTTCCGGGGCGAGTTCTACGAGTGTCTGACCGCTCGGCGCGACGAACTGTTCGAGTTGGTGGACGCGGTGCTGTGTGCCGATGGTGCGGTGAAGTCCGCGGTGGACTTGACCCTTCTGCCCGAGCATCGGCGCGGGCACGGAGCGATGTACGGAGGCTTGAACCGCGGCCGGATCGACGTCGACCGGCTTCGGACGCTGCTGGCAGGGCTGCCCTTGCCGCGTTTCGACGGCGGGCGCCTGGTCTTGGCGGTCGATGTGTCGCCGTGGCTCCGCTCGGACGCGCCGTGCTCAGCCGACCGGCTGTTCTGTCACGTCTATGGCCGCGCGAAGACGGCATCGCAGTTCATTCCGGGCTGGCCCTATTCCTTCGTGGCCGTCCTGGAGCCGGGTGCCACGTCCTGGACCGCGATCCTGGACGCGGTCCGGCTCGGCCCGGCGGACGACGCGACCGCGGTCACGGCCTCCCAGCTGCGGGGTGTCATCGAACGGCTCATCGCCGCAGGCCAGTGGCAGGTCGGGGGCCCGGATATCGTGATCGTCATGGACGCCGGCTACGACGTCACCCGCCTGGCCTGGGTCCTGCGCGACCTGCCCGTCGAGCTGGTCGGCCGGGTCCGTTCCGACCGCGTCATGCGCCTGCCGAAGCCGCCTCGCGTCCACGACCCGAAGGGCGGGCGGCCACCCAAGCACGGCCCGGAATTCCGCTTCACCAGGCCGGAAACCTGGCCCGAGCCCGCGATCACCACGGTCACTGACACCACCAACTACGGCAAGGCCGAAACCCAGGCCTGGGACCGGGTCCACCCACGGCTCACCCACCGCTCCTCATGGCTCGACCACGACGGTGAACTTCCCCTGGTCGAGGGGACGTTGATCCGGTTGAAAGTCGAGCATCTGTCCAAGGACCGCGATGCCCCGCCGGTATGGTTATGGTCCTCCAAGACGGGCGCCACCCCGGAAGACGTGGACCGCTTCTGGCAGGCATTCCTCCGCCGCTTCGACCTGGAGCACACCTTCCGATTCGCGAAGCAGACCCTCGGCTGGACCACTCCGAAACTGCGTACTCCCGAGGCGGCGGACCGCTGGACCTGGATCCTGATCGTCGCTCACACCCAGCTCCGGCTCGCCCGGCCCCTCGCCGAAGACCTCCGCCGGCCGTGGGAGAAACCCGCCACCTCCGACCGGCTCACCCCGGCCCGGGTCCGCCGGGGGTTCAGGAACATTCGCGCCTACCTCGCCTGCCCGACCCGTGTTCCCAAACCCCGAGGCACCGGCCCCGGACGACCACCCGGCGCCAAGAACAGACACCGGGCACCCCGCTACGACGTCGGCAAGACCGTCAAACGCCCCGAGAGCCTCAAAGCCATCGGCAAGCCGGGAAGGTCTTGGTAG
- a CDS encoding Rieske (2Fe-2S) protein yields the protein MAVAAAVTVLAGCGRQEKEGAVREAAAAAAAELARADEVPRGGGLVVPSANVVLTRGEGGELRAYSAICTHAGCVVAEVSDGKILCPCHGSRFDAVTGRPVHGPATKALPVVKVTERDGVIVKG from the coding sequence TTGGCTGTCGCCGCGGCGGTGACGGTGCTGGCCGGATGTGGCAGGCAGGAGAAAGAGGGGGCGGTGCGGGAGGCGGCGGCTGCGGCGGCTGCGGAGTTGGCCCGTGCGGATGAGGTTCCGCGCGGTGGGGGTTTGGTGGTGCCGTCGGCCAATGTGGTTCTGACCCGTGGTGAGGGTGGTGAGCTACGCGCTTATTCCGCGATTTGTACTCACGCGGGCTGCGTCGTCGCGGAGGTAAGCGATGGGAAGATCCTTTGCCCGTGCCACGGCAGCCGATTCGATGCCGTGACGGGGCGGCCGGTTCACGGCCCGGCGACTAAGGCCCTGCCCGTGGTGAAGGTCACCGAACGGGACGGAGTGATCGTCAAGGGCTGA
- a CDS encoding transposase: MAILKLRQGSYFPHWLLERRRRAEQASSRWSPPPTCSASVRAGSRSSPSPWSSHNCRVPEERDGQAPGRAVAAFRNRPLDQGPYAFVWADALTQKVREGVVMLFRVWAV; encoded by the coding sequence TTGGCCATCCTCAAGCTGCGCCAGGGCAGTTACTTCCCGCACTGGCTCCTTGAACGGCGCCGCCGGGCCGAACAGGCCTCATCTCGGTGGTCGCCACCGCCTACCTGCTCGGCGTCAGTACGCGCCGGGTCGAGAAGCTCGCCGAGTCCCTGGTCGTCACACAACTGTCGAGTCCCAGAGGAGCGCGATGGCCAAGCACCTGGACGAGCAGTCGCCGCATTCCGCAACCGGCCCCTGGACCAAGGCCCTTACGCATTCGTCTGGGCCGATGCCCTGACCCAGAAGGTCCGTGAGGGCGTTGTCATGTTGTTTAGGGTATGGGCTGTATGA
- a CDS encoding L,D-transpeptidase family protein codes for MADIRRRGAVVLGITGLVAPLTLALGAAPAQAASCTTAAGPYQKKVEKFLGRPVDGRQSSADCKAIQSFQNKHGITPNIGYAGPVTWGVMDLMNKQKAVGNNPNRDGRCPVNKGRIACVNLTLQLSWIQDGSRLVYGPVPVRTGRDGYETRTGLKKIYWRDIDHVSSIYDVPMPYSQFFDGGQAFHSVGLSMWNPPGSHGCVNMTTTTAKKYWSLLKKGDDVFVYGRKLGT; via the coding sequence ATGGCAGATATACGCAGGCGGGGAGCCGTCGTACTGGGGATCACCGGACTGGTGGCACCGCTCACTCTCGCGCTCGGCGCCGCTCCGGCGCAGGCCGCGAGCTGTACCACGGCGGCGGGGCCGTACCAGAAGAAGGTGGAGAAGTTCCTCGGCCGTCCGGTCGACGGAAGGCAGTCCTCCGCCGACTGCAAGGCCATCCAGTCGTTCCAGAACAAGCACGGCATCACACCGAACATCGGCTACGCGGGTCCCGTCACCTGGGGCGTGATGGACCTGATGAACAAGCAGAAGGCCGTCGGGAACAACCCGAACAGGGACGGCAGGTGCCCGGTCAACAAGGGCCGGATCGCCTGCGTGAACCTGACGCTCCAGCTCAGCTGGATCCAGGACGGCAGCCGGCTCGTCTACGGCCCGGTGCCGGTCCGCACCGGTCGCGACGGCTACGAGACCCGCACAGGCCTGAAGAAGATCTACTGGCGCGACATCGACCACGTCTCGAGCATCTACGACGTGCCCATGCCCTACAGCCAGTTCTTCGACGGCGGCCAGGCCTTCCACTCGGTCGGCCTCAGCATGTGGAACCCGCCGGGCTCGCACGGCTGCGTCAACATGACCACGACCACCGCCAAGAAGTACTGGTCGCTTCTGAAGAAGGGCGACGACGTCTTCGTGTACGGCCGCAAGCTGGGCACCTGA
- a CDS encoding IS1380 family transposase: protein MREPISSYPHVRVRGDGRQVVSQAGAVLLLETVRKTGLDQAISAALAPWRKPRAVHDPGKILLDVALAVALGGDCLADVAMLRCERAIFGPVASDPTVSRLIDTLAASGEKALQAIRSARSEVRHRAWSLAGENAPDADGQVTVDLDGVLVIAHSDKQDAAPTWKKTYGHHPLTAFVDHGPGGTGEPVATLLRPGNAGSNTAADHITTAQLALAQLPKRYRRGRQTLIRTDSAGGTHDFVSWLAKRGRWLSYSVGMTVSEAIHEHVLKVPASAWTPAIETDGEARDGAWVAELTGKLLDGWPKGMRLIVRKERPHPGAQLRITDADGMRITCFATNTTGRPIAELELRHRLRARAEDRIRAARATGLRNLPLHGTAQNRVWMEIVQIALDLLAWMPMLALTDRARLWEPRRLRFRLFSAAGQLITTGRRRILRLARHWPWTDEITAALERLALLPDPG, encoded by the coding sequence GTGAGAGAGCCTATCTCGTCGTACCCACATGTCCGTGTCCGGGGAGACGGTCGGCAGGTGGTCTCGCAGGCCGGTGCGGTCCTGCTGCTGGAGACGGTCCGCAAGACGGGCCTTGACCAGGCGATATCCGCAGCTCTGGCTCCGTGGCGCAAACCGCGGGCCGTCCACGATCCCGGCAAGATCCTCCTGGACGTTGCCCTGGCGGTCGCACTGGGCGGGGACTGCCTCGCGGACGTCGCGATGCTGCGGTGTGAGCGGGCCATCTTCGGCCCGGTCGCCTCCGATCCGACCGTCTCCCGCCTGATCGACACCCTCGCCGCGTCCGGCGAGAAAGCCCTGCAGGCCATCCGGTCCGCACGCTCCGAAGTCCGCCATCGTGCCTGGTCGTTGGCCGGCGAGAACGCCCCGGACGCCGACGGTCAGGTCACCGTCGACCTCGACGGCGTCCTCGTGATCGCCCACTCCGACAAGCAGGACGCGGCGCCAACGTGGAAGAAGACCTACGGCCATCACCCGCTGACGGCCTTCGTCGACCACGGACCGGGCGGAACCGGAGAGCCGGTCGCCACCCTCCTCAGACCGGGAAACGCGGGCTCCAACACCGCTGCCGACCACATCACCACCGCCCAACTCGCCCTGGCCCAACTGCCCAAGCGATACCGACGAGGACGGCAGACGCTGATCCGCACGGACTCCGCCGGCGGCACCCACGACTTCGTGTCCTGGCTCGCGAAGCGGGGCCGATGGCTGTCCTACTCGGTCGGCATGACGGTCAGCGAAGCCATCCACGAACACGTGCTGAAGGTCCCCGCCTCGGCCTGGACCCCGGCCATCGAGACCGACGGTGAGGCGCGGGACGGGGCCTGGGTCGCCGAGCTCACCGGTAAGCTCCTGGACGGCTGGCCCAAGGGCATGCGGCTCATCGTCCGCAAGGAACGGCCTCATCCTGGCGCCCAGTTGAGGATCACGGACGCGGACGGCATGCGGATCACATGCTTCGCGACCAACACCACCGGCCGGCCGATCGCCGAGCTCGAGCTGCGTCACCGGCTCCGGGCACGGGCTGAGGACCGGATCCGGGCCGCCCGGGCCACCGGCCTGCGCAACCTGCCCCTGCACGGCACCGCCCAGAACCGGGTCTGGATGGAGATCGTCCAGATCGCGCTCGACCTGCTGGCATGGATGCCCATGCTCGCGCTGACCGACCGGGCGAGGCTCTGGGAACCGCGTCGCTTGCGCTTTCGCCTGTTCTCCGCGGCCGGCCAGCTCATCACAACCGGTCGGCGCAGGATTCTCCGCCTCGCCCGGCACTGGCCCTGGACCGACGAGATCACCGCCGCCCTCGAACGACTCGCGCTCCTGCCCGACCCCGGCTGA